A genomic stretch from Setaria viridis chromosome 1, Setaria_viridis_v4.0, whole genome shotgun sequence includes:
- the LOC117839958 gene encoding uncharacterized protein, which produces MEIERPPRPPLPPPPPVAAAMAAAAAISSVLGDDDLLREILLRLGLPTSLLRAALVCRRWLSHASDPAFLRRFHDLHPLRLLGAYLSTSAGPNPRLRFLPIRPVPELAGAARRAGGFFDAFKGSAASIYDSRGDRLLVTTFDDRNDSTHQVCSPLSPAGDTTVVPPPPPPPPIQLANDDECVIYQYCEFLPDDGDGGSYFCVVMGYSELQTNVYLYELQDMNWVVRASAAAQLALSPRRSRVMLFSNEKFYILSATNKILVCDFPSSSISFMELPSGVENKHGGCIMLSRGDGSGIYLMHVKESQLQIFHCRKDSDNPGNWVLVDYICLRQVCANLDIATWPSVGGHTASVKICAVGDNARFVFLEMFGTVVFLDIRSRQAVKVYELTPEDKELVSVRPLLLMWHPVFPLMKNGCNQKELCTA; this is translated from the exons ATGGAAATCGAGAGGCCGCCGCGtcccccgctcccgccgccgccgcctgtcgccgccgcgatggccgccgcggcggccattTCCTCTGTTCtcggcgacgacgacctcctgcgggagatcctcctccgcctcggcctccccaccagcctcctccgcgccgccctcgTCTGCCGGCGCTGGCTCAGCCACGCCTCCGATCCGGCCTTCCTCCGCCGATTCCACGACCTCCACCCGCTGCGCCTCCTCGGCGCCTACCtctccacctccgccggccccaacccgcgcctgcggtTCCTCCCGATCCGCCCGGTcccggagctcgccggcgccgcccgccgcgccggcggcttcTTCGACGCCTTCAAGGGCTCCGCCGCGTCCATCTACGACAGCCGCGGCGACCGCCTCCTCGTCACCACCTTCGACGACCGCAACGACTCCACGCACCAGGTCTGCAGCCCGCTGTCCCCCGCGGGGGACACGACCGTGGtcccgccgcccccaccgccgccgccgatccagcTCGCCAACGACGACGAGTGCGTCATCTACCAGTACTGTGAGTTCCTCCCCGACGATGGTGACGGCGGCTCCTACTTCTGCGTGGTGATGGGGTACAGCGAGCTGCAGACCAACGTGTACCTGTACGAGTTGCAGGACATGAATTGGGTTGTCAGAgcctcagcggcggcgcagctcgCTTTATCGCCACGGAGATCGAGGGTTATGCTCTTCAGTAATGAGAAATTCTACATTTTGTCCGCAACCAACAAGATTCTTGTGTGCGATTTTCCATCCTCGAGTATCTCATTCATGGAGCTCCCCAGTGGGGTGGAGAACAAGCACGGTGGTTGCATCATGCTGTCCCGGGGAGACGGTTCTGGAATTTATCTCATGCATGTTAAAGAATCTCAGCTTCAAATCTTCCACTGCAGGAAGGACAGCGATAATCCAGGCAATTGGGTCCTAGTGGATTATATTTGTTTGCGTCAGGTGTGCGCTAATCTGGATATCGCAACTTGGCCTTCTGTGGGTGGACATACTGCTAGTGTTAAGATATGCGCTGTTGGGGACAATGCCAGGTTTGTGTTCTTGGAGATGTTTGGCACTGTTGTTTTCTTGGATATTAGAAGCAGGCAGGCAGTGAAGGTGTATGAGCTGACACCAGAGGATAAGGAGTTGGTTAGTGTCCGTCCGttattgctgatgtggcatcctGTCTTCCCTCTGATGAAGAACGGATGTAACCAAAAGGAGTTGTGCACG GCTTAG